The nucleotide window GTAACTCAGTAGGTTTGTTTACTTTTACATCCTTAAAATTTTACAATGAGTTTACAACAAGATTTAGAAAAGAGAAGTGGGAATCAATGTGAATTGTGTACTGCAAAGCAGAATTTGTCTATTTATGAGGTAAAACCAGTTTCTACAGGTGGTTTTGATGGTAGTATTCTAGCTTGCGAAGCTTGTATTAATCAAATTGAAAACCCAGAAGAGGTAAATGCAAATCATTGGCGTTGTTTAAATGATGCAATGTGGTCTGAGTTTACACCAGTAAAAGTTGTTGTTTGGAGAATGTTACATCGTTTAAAAAATGAAGGTTGGCCCACAGATTTGTTAGGTATGATGTATATGGAAGATGCTGAATTGGCTTATGCTAAAGAATCTGGAGATCATTTATCTGAAAGTGAAAAAATAATTCATAGAGATGTAAATGGTACAATTTTACAAGCAGGAGATAATGTAGTATTGATTAAAGATTTAAAAGTTAAAGGTTCTAGTATGGTTGCAAAACAAGGCACAGCAGTTCGTAGAATATCTTTAGATCATGAAAATGCAAAATACATAGAAGGTAAAGTTGGCCCAACACAAATAGTGATTATAACAGATTACGTAAAAAAAATGGCTGATAAAGAATAGCATTTTTTTTAAATAAAATAAGAAGCCTTTAATCCTTGTGATTAAAGGCTTTTTTGATTTTTAACTACATCATTCTTAAATTTTTCAACTAAAAAATTAGTTTAAACTAAATATTTAGTTATATTTGTTTTGTTGAACTAAAATATTAGTTGAAAATTATGGCAAAACAATTAACAAAAGCTGAAGAGCAGATTATGCAAGTTTTATGGGATTTAGAAGAATCCTCTGTAAAAGATATTATTACGCAATTACCAGAACCAAAACCAGCTTATAATACTGTATCTACTATTATTAGAATTTTAGAAACAAAAGAATTTGTTGCACACAAAACAGAAGGTAGAGGTTATGTTTATTATCCAATAATTGATAAAGATACCTATAGCAATCAAAGTTTACATAAGTTAATGAATGGGTATTTTCAAGGCTCATTTAAAAGTATGGTTTCATTTTTTGTAAAAGAAAATGATATGGATATTAAAGAGTTAGAGTCTATTTTAAAGGATGTAAATAAAAACTAAGCTATGATTAATTATATAATACAAGTCATTCTGTTTCAAGTTTTATTCTTGGCTATTTATGACTTCTTTTTAAGCAAAGAAACCTTTTTTACTAAGAATAGATGGTATTTGTTAGGCACACCAATACTCTCATTTTTTATCCCTTTAATTAAGATTCCAAATATAGAGAAAGCACTTCCACAAGAGTTTACAGTAAACCTGCCAGAGATTATACTCTCTCCAGAAAAAATGCTTTTACAAACGATATCTAGTGAAGATGTAATGATTTCTAACAATTATATTAATTTACTTTTTTGGGCTGGATTCGTTCTTTTTAGCATCTTGTTTTTGGTGAAATTATTTGGGATAATCACGCTCATAAAAAAACATAAAGCTCAAAAAATGGCCAATGTAAACTTGATTGTTATCCCAGCTGAAACCAAAGCATTTTCTTTCTTTAACTATATTTTTTTAGGTGAAAAAATTAAAGAAAGTAATAGAGCAAATATCATTCAGCATGAATTGGTACATAGCAACCAAAAACATACATACGATTTATTACTATTCGAAATTTTAAAAATTGTTATGTGGTTTAATCCTATGATTTATTTCTTTCAAAAGAGAATAACACTAGTGCATGAATATATTTCTGATGCTGTAGTTGCTAAAACAGAAACTAAAGAAACGTACATCAATAATTTACTATCTAACTTTTTTCAAGTAGAGAATATTGCATTTATCAACCAGTTTTATAAACCCTCATTAATTAAAAAAAGAATTATTATGATGAAAAAGAAACAATCTAAAAAAATGAATCAACTTAAGTATTTACTCCTAATTCCTGTTTTGGCAAGTATGCTTTTTTATAGCTCTTGTGCTACAAAACCATTAAAAAATGAAATTAGTAATTTAGAAAATGCATTAAAGGAGCAAAAAGAAGCCAATGAGAAACAAAAAGTTTTATTGGAGCAGCAACAGCAAGTTTTGCGTGATTCTATTACGCTTTTAAATAATCAAAAAGAAGCAAAAGAGAACGAGTTAAAGAATTTACAAAGAAAAGGTTTCTTAAATAGCATTAATGAAAGAACAGTTGTAGAAACAGAAACTGTAT belongs to Polaribacter dokdonensis and includes:
- a CDS encoding M56 family metallopeptidase — protein: MINYIIQVILFQVLFLAIYDFFLSKETFFTKNRWYLLGTPILSFFIPLIKIPNIEKALPQEFTVNLPEIILSPEKMLLQTISSEDVMISNNYINLLFWAGFVLFSILFLVKLFGIITLIKKHKAQKMANVNLIVIPAETKAFSFFNYIFLGEKIKESNRANIIQHELVHSNQKHTYDLLLFEILKIVMWFNPMIYFFQKRITLVHEYISDAVVAKTETKETYINNLLSNFFQVENIAFINQFYKPSLIKKRIIMMKKKQSKKMNQLKYLLLIPVLASMLFYSSCATKPLKNEISNLENALKEQKEANEKQKVLLEQQQQVLRDSITLLNNQKEAKENELKNLQRKGFLNSINERTVVETETVSFMTIDKVPVFPGCEEGDKACFSKMVQKHFVKNFDSKMPKTLGLSPGKKRVFIGFKIDKEGDVVDIKARAPHPEIEKEVIRVMETLPKMLPGENEGKKVGVKYSIPFTLFVE
- a CDS encoding PhnA domain-containing protein, producing the protein MSLQQDLEKRSGNQCELCTAKQNLSIYEVKPVSTGGFDGSILACEACINQIENPEEVNANHWRCLNDAMWSEFTPVKVVVWRMLHRLKNEGWPTDLLGMMYMEDAELAYAKESGDHLSESEKIIHRDVNGTILQAGDNVVLIKDLKVKGSSMVAKQGTAVRRISLDHENAKYIEGKVGPTQIVIITDYVKKMADKE
- a CDS encoding BlaI/MecI/CopY family transcriptional regulator, which codes for MAKQLTKAEEQIMQVLWDLEESSVKDIITQLPEPKPAYNTVSTIIRILETKEFVAHKTEGRGYVYYPIIDKDTYSNQSLHKLMNGYFQGSFKSMVSFFVKENDMDIKELESILKDVNKN